In one Thioclava sp. ES.031 genomic region, the following are encoded:
- a CDS encoding levansucrase: protein MVLALDKQWVWDSWYAHDGERWHAWFLKADKSLGDPDLRHFNVSQGHAVSDDLISWHHLGTSLTPAPAPAWDDLVTWTGSVLRDDHGLWHLFYTGGRQSEDGLYQRIGHATSRDLHNWDRVGDGLCLDLTGPNAAQYEAEHMVGHWHDRAMRDPWVMRDPAGDGWLMYFTARAPGIEEANAAGAIGFATSPDLIHWELQPPVFVGGFGQLEVPQVFEENGRWYCLFCTAAEHWSRARIAETGMTPVTGNHYLIADDPRGPWRIAPGFLDGANPCRRYAARILKTAEGLVIMGFDDNGHDHFVGQIRDPEPVLVDAEGYLHIDPDAEQGGK, encoded by the coding sequence ATGGTTCTCGCACTCGACAAGCAATGGGTCTGGGACAGCTGGTATGCCCATGACGGCGAACGCTGGCATGCCTGGTTCCTCAAGGCCGACAAGTCGCTCGGCGATCCGGACCTGCGCCACTTCAACGTCAGCCAGGGCCACGCGGTCTCGGACGACCTGATAAGCTGGCACCATCTGGGGACGTCGCTGACCCCGGCTCCGGCCCCGGCCTGGGACGATCTGGTCACCTGGACCGGGTCGGTGCTGCGCGACGATCACGGGCTGTGGCACCTGTTCTACACGGGCGGTCGGCAGTCCGAAGACGGGCTCTATCAGCGCATCGGCCACGCGACCTCGCGCGACTTGCACAACTGGGACCGCGTGGGCGACGGGCTCTGCCTCGACCTGACCGGGCCCAACGCCGCGCAGTACGAAGCCGAACACATGGTCGGTCACTGGCACGACCGGGCGATGCGCGACCCCTGGGTGATGCGCGACCCCGCAGGCGACGGCTGGCTGATGTATTTCACCGCCCGCGCCCCCGGCATCGAAGAGGCGAACGCGGCCGGGGCCATCGGCTTCGCCACCTCGCCCGACCTGATCCACTGGGAATTGCAGCCGCCGGTCTTCGTCGGCGGGTTCGGTCAGCTCGAAGTGCCGCAGGTCTTCGAGGAGAACGGGCGCTGGTATTGCCTGTTCTGCACCGCCGCCGAGCACTGGAGCCGCGCACGCATCGCGGAAACCGGCATGACCCCGGTGACCGGCAACCACTACCTGATCGCAGACGATCCGCGCGGGCCGTGGCGGATCGCCCCCGGCTTCCTCGACGGCGCGAACCCGTGCCGGCGCTATGCCGCACGCATCCTCAAGACCGCCGAGGGTCTGGTGATCATGGGGTTCGACGACAACGGCCACGACCATTTCGTCGGCCAGATCCGCGACCCGGAGCCCGTTCTCGTGGATGCGGAGGGCTATCTGCACATAGACCCGGATGCCGAGCAGGGAGGGAAATGA
- a CDS encoding ABC transporter ATP-binding protein, which yields MADIKLRGLRKNYGAHEVIRGVDIDVADGEFCVFVGPSGCGKSTLLRMIAGLEDISGGTLEIGGERVNDVQPRERGVAMVFQSYAIFPHMSVRDNMAFGLTISGASKAEKAEKVQRAAEILQMEHLLDRRPSQLSGGQRQRVAIGRAITRNPSVFLFDEPLSNLDAALRMDMRMEIGKLHKQLGATMIYVTHDQVEAMTLADKIVVLRDGLVMQSGSPMELYHNPANRFVAGFLGAPSMNFLEVEVLEADSENAKVARHSMDPIVVPVRGRKFAPGDTALLGLRPQYVTPSTPDQGVLHGQVSLVERLGSETVVDLAMADGTSLIAAFSEDRQFERGERIDLAFDPARTHLFHPDD from the coding sequence ATGGCAGACATCAAGCTGCGCGGCCTGCGCAAGAACTATGGTGCGCATGAGGTCATCCGCGGCGTCGATATCGACGTGGCCGATGGCGAGTTCTGCGTCTTCGTCGGCCCCTCGGGCTGCGGGAAATCCACGCTGCTGCGGATGATCGCAGGGCTCGAGGACATCTCGGGCGGCACGCTGGAGATCGGCGGCGAGCGCGTCAATGACGTGCAGCCCCGCGAACGCGGCGTGGCGATGGTGTTCCAGAGCTACGCGATCTTCCCGCATATGAGCGTGCGCGACAACATGGCCTTCGGCCTCACCATCTCGGGCGCGTCGAAAGCCGAGAAGGCGGAGAAGGTGCAGCGCGCCGCCGAGATCCTGCAAATGGAGCATCTGCTCGACCGCCGCCCCAGCCAGCTCTCGGGCGGCCAGCGCCAGCGCGTCGCGATCGGGCGCGCGATCACCCGCAACCCCTCGGTCTTCCTCTTCGACGAGCCGCTCTCGAACCTCGACGCGGCGCTTCGGATGGACATGCGCATGGAGATCGGCAAGCTCCACAAGCAGCTGGGCGCGACGATGATCTACGTCACCCACGATCAGGTCGAGGCGATGACGCTCGCCGACAAGATCGTGGTGCTGCGCGACGGGCTGGTGATGCAGTCGGGCTCGCCGATGGAGCTCTATCACAACCCGGCCAACCGCTTCGTCGCAGGCTTCCTCGGCGCACCGTCGATGAATTTCCTCGAGGTCGAAGTCCTGGAAGCCGACAGCGAAAACGCCAAGGTCGCGCGTCACTCCATGGACCCGATCGTCGTGCCCGTGCGCGGTCGTAAATTCGCCCCCGGCGACACCGCCCTGCTGGGTCTGCGCCCGCAATACGTCACCCCCAGCACGCCCGATCAGGGCGTCCTGCACGGTCAGGTATCGCTCGTCGAACGGCTGGGCAGTGAAACGGTCGTCGATCTGGCGATGGCGGACGGCACGAGCCTGATCGCCGCCTTCAGCGAGGACAGGCAATTCGAACGCGGCGAACGGATCGATCTGGCGTTCGACCCCGCCCGGACCCATCTGTTCCACCCCGACGACTAA
- a CDS encoding DMT family transporter, with protein MSSAISDAPRTYTQGIFLMCVGVACLSANDAIAKTLTAGYSPLQILFLRNVIALPVTIAIALILGGPSALRSYRPLAHLLRGALWVGAAMMFFTSFIYLALAEATALIFVAPFFITLISALFLGEEVGWRRWLAVLVGFLGVLVIIRPGGASFQLISLLPVATALVYALLMLSARWVDSRESVWTLLVYLTGAGALLSALIVPFVWIPVRSEDLWLFVGLAIFGTAGMTMMTQAFRFAPAVVVAPLDYTGLLWATLFGWLIWRESPDAMTIAGAAIIIASGVFTIFREQRQARG; from the coding sequence ATGAGCTCTGCGATTTCCGACGCGCCGAGAACGTACACGCAGGGCATATTCCTGATGTGCGTGGGGGTGGCCTGTCTGAGTGCCAACGACGCGATCGCGAAGACGCTCACCGCCGGCTATTCTCCGCTCCAGATCCTTTTCCTGCGCAACGTGATCGCCCTGCCGGTCACCATCGCTATTGCCCTGATCCTGGGCGGCCCTTCAGCCCTGCGTTCGTACCGGCCGCTTGCGCATTTGCTGCGCGGCGCGCTCTGGGTTGGGGCCGCGATGATGTTTTTCACCAGCTTCATCTATCTCGCTCTGGCCGAGGCCACCGCGCTGATTTTCGTCGCGCCCTTCTTCATCACCCTGATATCCGCCCTTTTCCTTGGGGAAGAGGTCGGGTGGCGGCGCTGGCTGGCGGTGTTGGTAGGGTTTCTCGGGGTGCTCGTGATCATCCGGCCGGGCGGCGCGTCGTTCCAGCTGATCTCGCTGCTGCCAGTCGCGACGGCGCTTGTCTATGCCCTGCTGATGCTCAGCGCCCGTTGGGTGGATAGCCGCGAGAGCGTGTGGACGCTGCTTGTCTACCTGACGGGCGCGGGCGCGCTGTTGAGTGCGCTGATCGTGCCCTTCGTCTGGATCCCGGTGCGGTCCGAGGACCTCTGGCTTTTCGTCGGTCTCGCGATTTTCGGCACCGCGGGGATGACGATGATGACACAGGCATTCCGCTTCGCCCCGGCGGTCGTGGTGGCGCCGCTGGACTACACCGGCCTGCTCTGGGCCACGCTCTTCGGCTGGCTCATCTGGCGCGAGAGCCCGGATGCGATGACGATCGCCGGTGCGGCGATCATCATCGCGAGCGGCGTATTCACGATCTTTCGCGAGCAGAGGCAGGCGCGCGGCTGA
- a CDS encoding heavy metal translocating P-type ATPase: MTEATDLQEWRVTGMDCGSCAAKVRGAVEALPGVEAVEVTLMNERLRLRLDAATTSRESVETAVRRLGFGISVKGAAPEKPKGGFVLPEGAFTGTEEFGEGSELPAQSETPPADPAWYATVKGRYLIATGVLLTSAWIVKLLVGGQIAHWVFMLATVISVAPVIRRAALMARARMPFTIEMLMSIAAIGALFLGAAEEAALVVFLFAVGEMLEGVAASRARGSIRALADLVPQTARLVVGDRISEVAADSLAIGQIVQARPGDRIPADGTIVSGSSGVDESPVTGESVPVLKEPGEAVFAGSINTEGELRIRVEKAAEDNTISRILHLVEEAESARAPVERFIDRFSRVYMPAVVGVALLAAVVPPLVFGAPWETWIYRGLALLLIGCPCALVISVPAAVAAGLSTGARHGLLMKGGAVMETAAKTSLVAFDKTGTLTEGRPQITDLVPLHGDEVSLLATAAAVETGSSHPLAQAILARAEERGIAVPQAMSATTIPGRGARAVIASETWHVGAPRLATEAGVLTEADRAAVHRLESAGKTVVTVFTDERLLGLIALRDEPRADAAEAIAALKRMGIGSVMLTGDNPVTGRAIADGLGIEARAGLLPEDKVTEVRALARDAHVMMVGDGINDAPALASAHLGIAMGSGTHVALETADGALLRDRVLDVPRQIRLARATMANIRQNVAIALGLKGVFLVTTLLGVTGLWIAVMADTGATVLVTMNALRLLGFRGEPKEA, encoded by the coding sequence ATGACCGAGGCGACAGACCTTCAGGAATGGCGGGTGACCGGGATGGATTGCGGTTCCTGCGCGGCAAAGGTGCGCGGCGCGGTCGAGGCTCTGCCCGGCGTCGAGGCGGTCGAGGTCACGCTGATGAATGAGCGTCTGCGGCTGCGGCTGGACGCGGCCACCACCTCCCGCGAGAGCGTGGAGACGGCAGTGCGCCGCCTCGGTTTCGGGATTTCGGTCAAGGGCGCGGCCCCGGAAAAACCCAAGGGCGGGTTCGTCCTGCCCGAGGGGGCTTTCACCGGAACAGAGGAGTTCGGAGAGGGATCGGAGCTTCCCGCTCAAAGCGAGACGCCACCCGCCGATCCTGCATGGTATGCGACCGTCAAGGGACGCTACCTGATCGCGACAGGGGTCTTGCTGACCTCGGCCTGGATCGTGAAGCTGCTCGTCGGCGGACAGATCGCGCATTGGGTCTTCATGCTCGCCACCGTAATCTCCGTCGCGCCAGTGATCCGGCGCGCCGCGCTGATGGCGCGGGCGCGGATGCCCTTCACCATCGAAATGCTGATGAGCATCGCCGCGATCGGTGCGCTCTTTCTTGGCGCGGCGGAAGAGGCGGCGCTCGTCGTCTTCCTGTTCGCGGTGGGCGAGATGCTGGAAGGGGTTGCGGCATCGCGGGCGCGCGGTTCGATCCGTGCGCTGGCCGATCTGGTGCCGCAGACCGCCCGGCTGGTCGTGGGCGACCGTATCAGCGAGGTTGCCGCTGACAGCCTCGCCATCGGACAGATCGTGCAGGCCCGCCCGGGCGACCGCATCCCGGCGGATGGCACCATCGTCTCCGGTAGTTCGGGCGTCGATGAAAGCCCGGTGACCGGCGAGAGCGTGCCGGTTCTCAAAGAGCCGGGCGAGGCGGTCTTCGCCGGCTCGATCAATACCGAGGGCGAGCTGCGCATCCGCGTCGAGAAGGCCGCCGAGGACAACACGATCTCGCGCATTCTGCATCTCGTGGAAGAGGCCGAGAGCGCGCGCGCCCCGGTGGAGCGGTTCATCGACCGGTTCAGCCGCGTCTACATGCCTGCGGTGGTGGGCGTGGCGCTTCTGGCCGCAGTCGTGCCGCCGCTGGTCTTCGGGGCGCCGTGGGAGACATGGATCTATCGTGGCCTCGCGCTGTTGCTGATCGGCTGCCCCTGCGCGCTGGTGATCTCGGTCCCCGCCGCGGTTGCTGCAGGCCTCTCCACCGGCGCGCGCCACGGGCTGTTGATGAAGGGCGGCGCGGTGATGGAGACGGCGGCCAAAACCAGCCTCGTCGCCTTCGACAAGACCGGCACGCTGACCGAGGGGCGACCGCAGATCACCGATCTGGTGCCGCTGCACGGCGATGAGGTCAGCCTTCTCGCCACCGCTGCGGCGGTCGAGACGGGCAGCAGTCATCCGCTGGCGCAGGCGATCCTCGCCCGGGCGGAGGAGCGCGGCATCGCGGTTCCGCAGGCGATGTCAGCCACCACGATCCCGGGCCGCGGCGCGCGCGCCGTGATCGCCAGTGAAACCTGGCACGTAGGGGCCCCGCGTCTCGCCACGGAGGCGGGTGTTCTGACGGAGGCGGATCGTGCCGCTGTCCACCGGCTGGAAAGCGCCGGCAAGACCGTCGTGACCGTCTTTACGGACGAACGCCTTCTGGGCCTGATCGCGCTGCGCGACGAGCCGCGCGCCGATGCCGCCGAGGCGATTGCCGCGCTCAAGCGCATGGGCATCGGCTCGGTCATGCTGACGGGCGACAATCCGGTGACGGGTCGCGCGATCGCCGACGGGCTCGGCATCGAGGCGCGTGCCGGTCTGCTGCCCGAGGATAAGGTGACGGAGGTTCGCGCGCTGGCGCGGGATGCGCATGTGATGATGGTGGGCGACGGTATCAACGACGCCCCGGCACTGGCCAGCGCGCATCTCGGCATCGCGATGGGATCGGGCACCCATGTCGCGTTGGAAACTGCCGATGGTGCGCTGCTGCGCGATCGGGTTCTGGATGTCCCGAGGCAAATTCGTCTGGCGCGCGCGACGATGGCCAATATCCGTCAGAACGTGGCCATCGCGCTCGGGCTCAAGGGGGTGTTCCTCGTGACGACGCTTCTCGGTGTCACCGGTCTCTGGATCGCGGTGATGGCGGATACCGGGGCGACTGTGCTGGTCACGATGAATGCGCTGCGCTTGCTGGGATTCCGGGGGGAGCCGAAAGAGGCCTGA
- a CDS encoding helix-turn-helix domain-containing protein: MHTIGTLARRTGTKVQTIRYYEQIGLMPEPGRTAGGQRRYGDADLDRLAFIRHSRQLGFPLEAIRELLDLSDHPARDCGAADSIARRQLREVETRIARLAALKRELERMIGECRGGTASDCRVLEVLRDHSECLADDHDAIG; encoded by the coding sequence ATGCATACGATCGGAACATTGGCGCGCCGCACCGGCACCAAGGTGCAGACCATCCGCTATTACGAGCAGATCGGCCTGATGCCAGAGCCGGGGCGGACCGCGGGCGGCCAGCGGCGCTACGGCGATGCCGATCTCGACCGGCTCGCCTTCATCCGCCATTCGCGCCAGCTTGGTTTCCCGCTCGAGGCGATCCGCGAATTGCTGGACCTCTCGGATCATCCCGCGCGCGATTGCGGGGCTGCGGATTCGATCGCGCGGCGACAGTTGCGCGAGGTCGAGACCCGGATCGCCCGGCTCGCGGCGCTGAAGCGCGAGCTGGAACGAATGATCGGCGAATGTCGCGGTGGAACCGCTTCGGATTGCCGGGTGCTGGAGGTGCTGCGCGACCACTCGGAATGCCTCGCCGACGATCACGACGCGATAGGCTGA
- a CDS encoding trans-aconitate 2-methyltransferase → MNEARKDHWDRIYGSKSDSDLSWHQDAQEISLELAECAGLTPDTRVIDVGAGTSRVVDGLIARGLRDISVLDLSQTALDAQRARLGPRGADVEWIVADITRWSPQRVYDLWHDRAVFHFLVDPSDRDAYVTRLSRALRVGGHAIIATFAPDGPETCSGLPVRRYSPEALGDALGPDFELVAKRFQKHMTPSGNLQSFQFSLFRKLS, encoded by the coding sequence ATGAACGAGGCGCGAAAGGATCACTGGGACCGGATCTACGGCAGCAAGAGTGACAGTGACCTCAGCTGGCATCAGGACGCTCAGGAGATCTCGCTCGAACTTGCCGAATGCGCCGGTTTGACGCCGGACACTCGGGTGATCGACGTGGGCGCCGGCACTTCGCGGGTCGTTGACGGCTTGATCGCGCGTGGCCTGCGCGACATTTCCGTTCTCGACCTCTCCCAGACGGCCCTCGACGCCCAGCGTGCCCGGCTTGGGCCGCGCGGCGCGGATGTGGAGTGGATCGTCGCCGATATCACGCGCTGGTCGCCCCAGCGGGTCTACGACCTCTGGCATGATCGCGCCGTGTTCCACTTTCTGGTCGACCCATCGGACCGGGATGCCTATGTGACGCGCCTGTCTCGTGCCCTGCGCGTTGGCGGTCACGCGATCATCGCGACCTTCGCGCCTGACGGGCCGGAGACCTGCAGTGGCCTTCCCGTCCGTCGCTACAGTCCGGAGGCCCTCGGCGATGCGCTGGGCCCCGATTTTGAGCTGGTGGCGAAACGGTTCCAGAAACACATGACACCCTCAGGCAACCTGCAGTCATTCCAGTTCAGCCTGTTCCGGAAGCTCAGCTGA
- a CDS encoding sugar kinase yields MSENPKKMVAIGEAMLELAPVEGGTFRLGYAGDTFNTLWHAAQLLGSRARAGFVTRIGEDKLSGRFLAEMEADGLDISTVQRDAEREMGLYMIELEGAERSFHYWRQLSAARRLADDPDTLGRALSGADLVHVSGITLAILSPEARETLFDAIAKARSDGARISFDPNYRPRLWQSPEEARDTCLRMLAYTDIALPSFDDEAALWGDATPEQTLERLSGQGVAEIAVKDGARPVWYLAEGRTGRRDTPVLTELRDTTGAGDAFNAGYLASRLLGHPVEQAIGMGQTVGGAVLGAPGARLGKDAVRALAASLE; encoded by the coding sequence ATGAGTGAGAACCCGAAGAAGATGGTCGCCATCGGCGAAGCGATGCTGGAACTCGCCCCGGTCGAGGGCGGCACGTTCCGCCTCGGCTATGCGGGCGATACGTTCAACACGCTGTGGCATGCGGCGCAATTGCTTGGGTCGCGTGCCCGGGCGGGCTTCGTCACGCGCATCGGCGAGGATAAGCTGTCCGGTCGTTTCCTCGCAGAGATGGAGGCGGATGGCTTGGACATCTCCACCGTTCAGCGCGATGCCGAGCGCGAGATGGGCCTCTACATGATCGAGCTCGAGGGGGCGGAGCGCAGTTTTCACTATTGGCGCCAGCTCTCTGCGGCGCGTCGGCTCGCGGATGATCCCGATACCCTCGGGCGCGCCTTGTCCGGCGCGGATCTCGTCCATGTGTCGGGCATCACCCTTGCCATTCTCTCGCCGGAGGCGCGCGAGACGTTGTTCGACGCGATTGCCAAAGCGCGCAGCGACGGCGCGCGAATTTCCTTCGATCCGAACTATCGGCCGCGGCTCTGGCAATCGCCGGAGGAGGCGCGTGACACGTGTCTGCGCATGCTCGCCTATACAGATATCGCGCTGCCGAGTTTTGACGACGAGGCAGCCTTGTGGGGCGATGCGACGCCGGAACAGACCTTGGAGCGATTGAGCGGGCAGGGGGTGGCGGAGATCGCCGTGAAGGATGGCGCGCGCCCCGTCTGGTATCTTGCCGAGGGGCGCACCGGTCGGCGCGACACCCCGGTTCTGACAGAGCTGCGCGATACCACCGGCGCGGGCGACGCGTTCAATGCGGGCTATCTTGCCTCCCGTCTTCTTGGGCATCCGGTCGAACAGGCGATCGGGATGGGGCAGACAGTCGGCGGCGCGGTCTTGGGCGCGCCGGGCGCACGGCTGGGCAAGGACGCAGTGCGCGCCCTCGCCGCGTCGCTCGAATAG
- a CDS encoding FAD-binding protein, with product MDSAIPQEILDALTDIEMPRLRADETVPEMLEIAGLTLPVYRTGCLVVGSGAAGLRAAVELKRRGGEVIVASQSAWGGASACSGSDKQTLHTANTADHGDDFQAMARAIRAGGAMDEDTAYIEAVGSPRMMASLQYLGLPLPQDRFGATLRYKTDHDETGRATSCGPRTSRLMVKVLAEEALRLHVPIFNHTTVVQLLTEGEGDDRRVTGALAFRKSDRSEANPYGLVLFAAPNVVLAAGGPGELYRDSVYPNGCFGTLGLALEAGIELVNLTESQFGIGTRREGFPWNLSGTYVQSLPHIYSVDAEGREHHFLAQYYRTTQELASNVFRKGYQWPFHATRMLDFASSLVDLAVWRESAAGRRVFMDFNRNPLPVPGDQPFDLTRLDEDVRTYLGTAGADQELPIDRLRHMNPLAIELYRRYKVDIAAAPLEFAVNNQHMNGGIAVDPWGRSNLRGVYAAGEAAGTHGVTRPGGSALNAGQVFGTRVGEHIGASRTAHAPDAVGSEALTASVTDLLARLKTDSTHSVKSVRDEVQARMSDHAGMICNGEDVAEALAAARQLNRSLRSGGIAPERAGDGGRAIQWQQMALASEAVLAALDQYISQGGGSRGARAICSDDGEAIPMARDTDLGAFRFKTERGIDKQTQILVRLEGEDLKIDTRENRSFDESARAFFERDWPDWLTGRIFDLDAKGQRE from the coding sequence ATGGACAGTGCAATCCCTCAGGAAATCCTCGACGCCCTGACCGATATCGAGATGCCGCGGCTGCGGGCCGACGAGACGGTCCCGGAGATGCTCGAGATCGCGGGCCTCACCCTGCCGGTCTATCGCACCGGTTGCCTCGTCGTCGGCAGCGGGGCCGCGGGGCTTCGCGCCGCCGTCGAACTCAAGCGGCGCGGCGGCGAGGTGATCGTCGCGAGCCAGAGCGCCTGGGGCGGGGCCTCCGCCTGCTCGGGCTCCGACAAGCAGACGCTGCACACCGCGAACACCGCCGATCACGGGGATGATTTTCAAGCGATGGCGCGGGCGATCCGGGCTGGCGGCGCGATGGACGAGGACACGGCCTATATCGAGGCGGTCGGCTCGCCGCGCATGATGGCCTCGCTGCAATATCTCGGGCTGCCGCTGCCGCAGGACCGGTTCGGCGCGACGCTGCGCTACAAGACCGACCATGACGAGACCGGGCGCGCGACGAGCTGCGGCCCCCGAACGTCACGGCTGATGGTCAAGGTGCTGGCGGAAGAGGCGCTGCGGCTCCACGTGCCGATCTTCAACCACACGACGGTCGTGCAACTGCTCACCGAAGGCGAGGGGGATGACCGCCGTGTCACCGGGGCGCTGGCGTTCCGCAAATCCGACCGCAGCGAGGCCAATCCCTATGGTCTCGTGCTGTTTGCCGCGCCGAATGTCGTGCTCGCGGCGGGCGGGCCGGGCGAGCTTTATCGCGACAGCGTCTATCCCAATGGCTGCTTCGGCACGCTGGGTCTCGCGCTCGAAGCGGGGATCGAACTGGTCAACCTCACCGAGAGCCAGTTCGGCATAGGGACGCGCCGCGAAGGGTTCCCGTGGAACCTTTCGGGGACTTACGTGCAATCCCTGCCGCATATCTATTCGGTCGATGCCGAAGGGCGCGAGCATCATTTCCTCGCGCAGTACTACCGGACGACGCAGGAGCTGGCCTCCAACGTGTTCCGCAAGGGTTATCAATGGCCGTTCCACGCGACGCGGATGCTGGATTTCGCGTCGAGCCTCGTCGATCTGGCGGTCTGGCGCGAGAGCGCTGCGGGGCGCCGGGTCTTCATGGACTTCAACCGCAACCCGCTTCCGGTGCCTGGGGATCAGCCCTTCGATCTCACCCGCCTCGACGAGGATGTGCGGACCTATCTGGGCACCGCCGGGGCGGATCAGGAGTTGCCGATCGACCGGCTGCGCCACATGAACCCGCTCGCAATCGAACTGTACCGCCGCTACAAGGTCGACATCGCCGCCGCACCGCTCGAATTCGCGGTGAACAACCAGCATATGAATGGCGGGATCGCGGTCGATCCGTGGGGGCGTTCCAACCTGCGCGGTGTCTATGCCGCGGGCGAGGCGGCGGGCACGCATGGCGTGACGCGCCCGGGCGGATCGGCCCTGAACGCCGGTCAGGTCTTCGGCACCCGCGTTGGCGAGCATATCGGCGCGAGCCGCACGGCCCATGCGCCGGATGCCGTCGGATCGGAGGCCCTCACTGCGTCGGTGACGGATCTGCTCGCACGGTTGAAGACGGACAGCACGCATTCCGTGAAGTCGGTCCGCGACGAAGTTCAGGCCCGGATGAGCGACCATGCCGGGATGATCTGCAACGGCGAAGACGTGGCCGAAGCGCTTGCAGCGGCACGCCAGTTGAACCGGAGTTTGCGCAGCGGCGGGATTGCCCCGGAGCGCGCGGGCGATGGCGGTCGCGCGATCCAGTGGCAGCAGATGGCGCTTGCCTCCGAGGCCGTCCTTGCCGCGCTCGACCAGTATATCTCGCAGGGCGGTGGCAGCCGCGGCGCGCGCGCGATCTGTTCCGATGACGGCGAAGCGATCCCGATGGCGCGCGATACGGATCTGGGCGCGTTCCGCTTCAAGACGGAGCGCGGCATCGACAAGCAGACGCAAATCCTCGTCCGTCTGGAGGGGGAAGACTTGAAGATCGACACCCGCGAAAACCGCAGCTTCGACGAGAGCGCGCGCGCGTTCTTCGAGCGGGACTGGCCCGATTGGCTGACCGGACGCATCTTTGATCTCGACGCGAAAGGCCAGCGCGAATGA
- a CDS encoding Gfo/Idh/MocA family protein produces MTEIRVAVLGASGWMGKVHTMAYQTFPHFFGTEGGTARVVTLVDRNPAAAPELAKRTPGARIVQDWREVISDPEVDLVDICLPDNLHYEVAKAALEAGKHVFCEKPLAESAEEARELADIAKARGLITRVGHAFPRNPVHDLAKEIIDAGEIGEITMFKGCQHVDMYGDPMVPYMWRADGTLAPTGIVGDTGSHVFSFMEFLVGRVSSLIANNIIVTPRRPKIEGLGLGETAELTGSEEWADITNPDATQLLCTFENGANGIVDFSRVATGRKFMQTYEIYGTKGSLAYTFDEVNRLRFYTNADPIGRRGYREIDVGPEHPTYAAFLPLPNFALGYNETKIIEAAEVIRSIVSGKAMWPTFESGHHITQIVDACMSSSRQRAWVDIPQS; encoded by the coding sequence ATGACAGAGATCCGCGTTGCCGTGCTCGGCGCTTCGGGGTGGATGGGCAAAGTCCACACGATGGCCTATCAGACCTTTCCGCATTTCTTCGGCACCGAAGGTGGCACGGCGCGCGTCGTCACCCTCGTCGATCGCAATCCCGCCGCCGCACCGGAACTCGCGAAGCGGACACCCGGCGCGCGGATCGTTCAGGACTGGCGCGAGGTGATCTCCGATCCCGAGGTCGATCTCGTGGATATCTGTCTTCCTGACAACCTGCATTACGAGGTTGCGAAAGCCGCGCTCGAAGCGGGCAAGCATGTCTTTTGCGAAAAGCCGCTCGCGGAATCCGCCGAGGAGGCGCGCGAGCTTGCCGATATCGCGAAGGCGCGCGGCCTGATCACCCGCGTCGGTCACGCCTTCCCGCGCAACCCCGTCCACGATCTCGCGAAGGAGATCATCGATGCGGGCGAGATCGGCGAGATCACGATGTTCAAAGGGTGCCAGCATGTCGACATGTATGGCGACCCGATGGTGCCCTATATGTGGCGCGCCGATGGGACGCTCGCGCCCACCGGGATCGTCGGGGATACCGGCAGCCATGTCTTCAGCTTCATGGAATTCCTCGTCGGTCGCGTCTCGTCTCTGATCGCCAACAACATCATCGTCACGCCGCGCCGTCCCAAGATCGAAGGGCTGGGGCTTGGTGAGACGGCAGAGCTGACCGGCAGCGAGGAATGGGCCGATATCACCAATCCCGACGCGACCCAGCTTCTGTGCACATTCGAGAACGGTGCGAACGGGATCGTGGATTTCAGCCGTGTCGCGACTGGGCGCAAGTTCATGCAGACCTACGAGATCTACGGCACGAAAGGCAGCCTCGCCTATACGTTCGACGAGGTGAACCGGCTGCGCTTCTACACCAATGCCGATCCGATCGGGCGCCGCGGCTACCGCGAGATCGATGTCGGGCCCGAGCATCCGACCTACGCGGCCTTCCTGCCGCTGCCGAATTTCGCGCTCGGCTATAACGAGACCAAGATCATCGAAGCGGCGGAGGTCATCCGCTCCATCGTCTCTGGCAAGGCGATGTGGCCGACCTTCGAGAGCGGACATCACATCACCCAGATCGTCGACGCCTGCATGAGCTCGTCCCGGCAACGCGCCTGGGTCGACATTCCGCAGAGCTGA